A window of the Parvularcula bermudensis HTCC2503 genome harbors these coding sequences:
- the zapE gene encoding cell division protein ZapE — MTTPLDAYRARIDSGQLAHDPAQEAAASALNALARRLERYNPYGRRRLLKRRPATAPTGLYLWGGVGAGKSLLMDLFFENVATEGKIRRHFQELMQDTHKFIAEWRGLNDKQRRAHPARKPKAPLDDPIPHAAHRLFSEAFLICLDEVQVTDITDAMLIGRLFTYLYEAGGVTVMTSNRHPTDLYKDGLNRDLFLPAIDTFQSYMEVLQVDAERDYRLGRLAGAGVYFTPLGPAATKAMDEAFAEVTGGAPANRRTMQSGQRVLTIPMAGNGVARGSFDHWCSDQFGPKDYLELAASFTVFFIDDIPVLSPEDRNEAKRFTTLIDALYEAKVKLICSAAAEPDALYPTGHGAFEFERTASRLHEMRSTDYIAAD, encoded by the coding sequence ATGACCACCCCACTCGACGCGTATCGGGCCCGGATTGACAGCGGGCAACTCGCGCATGATCCCGCGCAAGAGGCCGCGGCATCGGCCCTCAATGCTTTGGCGCGCCGATTGGAACGCTACAACCCCTATGGCCGTCGCCGCCTCTTGAAACGACGCCCCGCGACGGCCCCAACAGGTCTTTATCTATGGGGGGGAGTGGGCGCCGGAAAAAGCCTGTTGATGGACCTGTTTTTCGAGAATGTGGCGACGGAAGGCAAAATTCGCCGCCATTTCCAAGAGTTGATGCAAGACACGCACAAATTCATCGCCGAATGGCGCGGCCTCAATGACAAACAGCGTCGGGCGCATCCTGCGCGAAAGCCGAAGGCGCCCCTCGACGACCCCATCCCCCACGCCGCGCACAGGCTTTTTTCCGAAGCCTTTCTTATCTGTCTGGACGAAGTCCAGGTTACCGACATCACGGACGCGATGCTCATCGGTCGGCTCTTCACCTATTTGTACGAGGCGGGGGGGGTGACCGTCATGACCTCGAACCGCCACCCAACCGATCTTTATAAAGATGGCCTCAATCGCGATCTCTTCCTCCCCGCGATCGACACGTTTCAATCCTATATGGAGGTCTTACAGGTCGATGCCGAACGAGACTATCGGCTCGGACGACTGGCGGGGGCGGGGGTTTACTTCACCCCCCTCGGCCCTGCAGCCACCAAGGCGATGGACGAGGCCTTTGCCGAGGTGACCGGGGGCGCCCCCGCAAACCGCCGAACGATGCAATCCGGCCAGCGGGTCTTGACCATCCCCATGGCAGGCAATGGGGTGGCGAGAGGATCGTTCGATCATTGGTGCAGTGATCAATTTGGACCGAAAGACTATCTCGAACTCGCCGCGAGCTTTACGGTTTTCTTCATCGACGACATCCCAGTCCTCAGCCCCGAAGATCGCAACGAAGCCAAGAGATTCACGACCCTTATCGATGCTCTCTACGAAGCTAAGGTCAAACTGATCTGCTCGGCCGCCGCCGAGCCCGATGCGCTGTACCCCACAGGCCATGGGGCCTTTGAATTCGAACGCACCGCCAGCCGCCTTCATGAAATGCGCTCAACCGACTATATCGCTGCCGACTGA
- a CDS encoding threonine ammonia-lyase has protein sequence MKELPTTPVPLDALRHASERLAPYIVRTPLLRSPRLDAVMGGLAFLKAENTQLTGSFKFRGALSHLLAHTPAERAKGVVAFSSGNHAQGVALAAKVLDLPATIVMPDDAPAVKRQRTEALGAQIVPYSRLTEDREAIAQDLAQKTGALLVPPFEHEWVIAGQGTAGLEIVEDLRRYGHVPDILYCCCSGGGLSAGIGLAVKGAFPDCRIVTVEPEGYDDMKKSLETGARVHIHPQAPSICDALLVPTPGVLPFRVLRDLGAVGVTVSDREVRAAMRFAADELGQILEPGGAVALAALLSGGAERRGRRAVAILSGGNIDPALRHDILG, from the coding sequence GTGAAGGAACTGCCAACGACACCCGTGCCGCTTGACGCGCTCCGTCATGCGTCGGAGCGGCTTGCCCCCTATATCGTCAGGACCCCATTGCTTCGGTCGCCACGCCTCGACGCTGTGATGGGCGGTCTTGCTTTTCTCAAAGCGGAGAACACCCAACTCACCGGCTCGTTCAAATTTCGCGGGGCTCTCTCTCACCTTCTCGCGCATACCCCAGCGGAAAGGGCGAAGGGGGTGGTGGCGTTTTCCTCCGGCAATCACGCGCAAGGGGTCGCGCTGGCGGCGAAGGTTTTGGACCTTCCCGCGACTATCGTCATGCCGGACGATGCACCGGCGGTAAAACGTCAGCGTACGGAGGCGCTGGGGGCGCAGATCGTTCCCTATTCTCGCCTGACCGAGGATCGTGAGGCCATCGCGCAGGATTTGGCGCAAAAGACGGGTGCCCTTCTCGTCCCGCCCTTTGAGCATGAGTGGGTGATCGCCGGGCAGGGGACGGCAGGGCTTGAGATTGTCGAAGACCTCCGCCGCTACGGCCATGTCCCCGATATCCTTTATTGCTGCTGTTCGGGGGGAGGGTTGAGCGCTGGGATCGGCTTGGCGGTCAAGGGCGCGTTTCCCGATTGCCGTATCGTGACGGTGGAGCCCGAGGGCTATGACGATATGAAAAAGTCCCTTGAGACGGGGGCGCGGGTCCACATTCATCCCCAAGCGCCATCGATCTGCGATGCGCTTCTGGTGCCGACACCGGGCGTTCTGCCTTTTCGGGTCCTTCGTGATCTTGGCGCTGTCGGGGTTACGGTCAGCGATAGGGAGGTACGCGCCGCCATGCGCTTTGCCGCCGATGAGCTGGGCCAGATCCTCGAGCCCGGGGGCGCTGTGGCTCTTGCCGCGCTCCTCTCCGGCGGGGCCGAGAGGCGAGGGCGGCGGGCGGTGGCCATTTTGTCCGGCGGGAATATCGACCCCGCCTTACGCCACGACATACTCGGCTAG
- a CDS encoding aquaporin, with amino-acid sequence MEFSWAQKLGAEAVGTALLLAIVIGSGVMGDRLSPDDGVALLGNTLSTGAGLVVLIMMFGVISGAHFNPAVTAAFWAKGDISTRLALAYVVVQIVGALIGVWIAHLMFDLPIMQVSIKGRDGIGQISGEAVATFALVLTILQLVRHRPDAVPYAVGLIITAGYWFTSSTSFANPAVTIARVWSDTFAGIAPGSAPFFILGQGLGTAAAFLMHTALAPKGPPIVDQ; translated from the coding sequence ATGGAATTCAGCTGGGCGCAAAAATTGGGGGCGGAAGCGGTCGGAACGGCGCTTCTATTGGCCATCGTGATCGGGTCAGGCGTGATGGGAGATCGCCTCTCCCCCGATGATGGGGTGGCGCTCTTGGGGAATACGCTTTCGACAGGGGCCGGTCTTGTCGTCCTTATCATGATGTTCGGGGTGATCTCGGGGGCCCATTTCAATCCCGCCGTCACCGCCGCCTTTTGGGCGAAGGGGGATATCTCCACTCGCCTTGCCCTTGCCTATGTTGTTGTGCAGATCGTCGGCGCGCTGATTGGGGTATGGATCGCCCATTTGATGTTCGACCTGCCGATCATGCAGGTCTCGATCAAAGGCCGGGACGGTATTGGGCAAATCTCCGGTGAGGCTGTGGCGACCTTCGCGCTCGTTCTGACCATTCTACAGCTTGTCCGCCATCGGCCTGACGCGGTGCCCTACGCCGTGGGACTGATCATCACGGCGGGCTATTGGTTCACCTCTTCCACCAGTTTCGCCAACCCCGCGGTCACTATCGCCCGGGTGTGGTCCGACACCTTTGCCGGCATTGCCCCCGGCTCGGCTCCCTTCTTTATTCTTGGTCAGGGGCTTGGGACGGCCGCCGCTTTCTTGATGCATACCGCCCTCGCGCCGAAGGGACCGCCGATCGTCGATCAATGA
- a CDS encoding ArsR/SmtB family transcription factor: protein MDLPRATCCFAALAQETRFNVIRFLIQSGEEGVVAGAIAKEANVPPSTLSFHLKELVAAGLISSQRNGRQMIYRPDHEGLQQLLDFFAENCFQQKPMIVHKGPERSGADARAIG, encoded by the coding sequence ATGGACCTACCGCGCGCCACCTGCTGTTTCGCAGCATTGGCTCAGGAGACTCGTTTCAATGTTATCCGTTTTCTTATCCAGTCCGGAGAAGAAGGCGTGGTAGCTGGAGCTATTGCCAAAGAAGCTAATGTCCCTCCTTCGACACTTTCCTTCCATTTGAAAGAGTTGGTGGCGGCGGGATTGATTTCTTCTCAGCGAAACGGGCGACAAATGATCTATCGTCCCGATCATGAGGGCCTGCAGCAATTGCTCGATTTCTTTGCCGAGAATTGTTTCCAGCAAAAACCGATGATCGTCCATAAAGGGCCGGAACGGTCTGGAGCGGACGCCCGTGCTATCGGTTAG